From Pempheris klunzingeri isolate RE-2024b chromosome 16, fPemKlu1.hap1, whole genome shotgun sequence, a single genomic window includes:
- the igf2bp3 gene encoding insulin-like growth factor 2 mRNA-binding protein 3 isoform X2 gives MQWEVLDGMLAQYGAVESCEQVNTDTETAVVNVRYAAKDQARLAMEKLNGSMMENYALKVSYIPDETAAPEGPPAGGRRGFNARGPPRSGSPGLGARPKVQSDIPLRILVPTQFVGAIIGKEGATIRNITKQTHSKIDIHRKENAGAAEKPITIHSTPEGCSNACTTIMEIMQKEAVDTKFTEEIPLKILAHNNFVGRLIGKEGRNLKKIEQDTGTKITISPLQDLTLYNPERTITVKGCIEACSRAEEEVMKKIRESYESDMAAMNLQSNLIPGLNLNALGLFPSGAPGMGPSMSSVPPPGAHGGCSSFGCSPYGGEGPFWASMLSASSQPLAGHPESETVHLFIPALAVGAIIGKQGQHIKQLSHFAGASIKIAPAEGMDAKQRMVIIVGPPEAQFKAQCRIFGKLKEENFFGPKEEVKLEAHIKVPSFAAGRVIGKGGKTVNELQNLTCAEVVVPRDQTPDENDQVIVKISGHFFACQLAQRKIQEILAQVRRQQQPKPTAGAQPPLPRRK, from the exons ATGCAGTGGGAG GTTTTGGATGGTATGCTTGCTCAGTATGGTGCAGTAGAGAGCTGTGAACAAG taaacactgacacagagactgcagtagtcaatGTTCGATATGCAGCCAAGGACCAGGCCAGGCT GGCGATGGAGAAGCTGAATGGATCTATGATGGAAAACTATGCCTTGAAAGTGTCCTATATCCCTGATGAGACGGCTGCTCCAGAGGGTCCTCCAGCGGGGGGCAGGAGAGGCTTTAATGCCCGTGGACCACCTCGTTCTGGCTCCCCAGGTCTGGGCGCCAGGCCCAAAGTGCAGTCAGACATCCCGCTGCGCATTCTGGTTCCCACGCAGTTTGTAGGGGCAATTATCGGCAAGGAGGGTGCCACCATCCGCAACATCACCAAACAGACCCACTCAAA GATCGACATCCACAGGAAAGAGAATGCAGGTGCAGCAGAGAAGCCCATCACAATTCACTCCACTCCTGAAGGCTGTTCGAATGCTTGTACAACCATCATGGAGATCATGCAGAAGGAAGCCGTCGACACAAAGTT TACTGAGGAGATCCCACTGAAGATACTTGCACACAACAACTTTGTTGGAAGATTAATTGGGAAGGAAGGACGCAACCTGAAGAAAATTGAGCAGGATACGGGGACCAAGATCACAATCTCACC TTTGCAGGATTTGACTCTGTACAACCCAGAGCGGACCATCACAGTGAAGGGCTGCATCGAGGCGTGCTCAAGAGCagaagaggaggtgatgaagaagATCAGGGAATCCTATGAGAGTGACATGGCTGCTATGAAC ctccagtccAACCTGATTCCAGGCTTGAATCTCAACGCTTTGGGTTTGTTTCCCAGTGGAGCACCAGGCATGGGTCCCTCCATGTCCAGTGTCCCACCTCCTGGAGCCCACGGTGGATGCTCGTCATTTGGA tGCAGTCCTTATGGGGGTGAGGGGCCATTTTGGGCTTCTATGCTGTCGGCGAGCAGCCAGCCCCTTGCT GGACACCCAGAGTCGGAGACTGTTCACCTGTTCATCCCTGCGCTTGCAGTGGGAGCCATCATCGGAAAACAGGGTCAACACATCAAACAGCTGTCACACTTTGCCGGAGCCTCAATCAAG ATTGCCCCTGCAGAAGGAATGGATGCCAAACAGAGGATGGTCATCATCGTTGGACCACCAGAGGCTCAGTTTAAG GCTCAGTGTCGCATCTTTGGCAAGCTGAAGGAAGAGAATTTCTTTGGACCCAAGGAAGAGGTGAAGCTGGAGGCTCACATCAAGGTTCCCTCCTTTGCTGCTGGACGAGTCATCGGGAAGGGTGGAAAAACG GTAAATGAGCTGCAGAACCTGACCTGTGCAGAAGTGGTGGTGCCCAGGGACCAGACACCCGATGAGAATGACCAGGTTATAGTCAAGATCAGCGGACACTTCTTTGCATGCCAG CTGGCCCAGAGGAAGATTCAGGAGATCCTGGCCCAggtgaggaggcagcagcaacCCAAGCCCACAGCTGGAGCCCAGCCTCCACTTCCCCGCAGGAAGTAA
- the gpnmb gene encoding protein QNR-71 — translation MEAWRYVFLLACACFVYQADGRKTFADMFPHKHAAAAKFPFPIPPIPGWDPDTNPWDDYLYPPLNPKPNELTRHKGKPKVRLTSDSPALNGSCISFTAKLEYPPCQKEDANGALVWDEHCQDGMELEASANGQVHSGYVYNWTSWLDDYGFGKCTDLKKCNVFPDGKPFPQSNDWRRKNYVYVWHAMGQYYETCDGSSSSLTINTTKIPVGAEVMEVMVYRKRERRKYSPLTTDNAVFYITDKIPVAVDISQKAAVNQSENVFFRGEDVVFKVQLHDPSGYLKTAASIDYIWDFRDGNQLVTHREVTTHTYSRLGSMNVKLVVEAAFPIECPPTAATPTQRSSTSPPPTAAPTPPHAATVKMETTRASHNTSWPSSPTAMTSGVPTTEPLPPIGTSAPPEFDPTSLAWLRTKRLRSNQCFRYSHGTFTGNISIIEPKHTLNSQPNSHIVDVSASRVTSTDISFLVKCLGNIPTSACTIVSDPSCSQVRTIMCDDVPPSKQCEVHLRRTFPEPGTYCVNITLEDSSSLALTSTTVTINKSQDAPASKRSRAAEVVLSSSAVLVAVFAFIAYLFCKRYRVYRPVRRSLVEDACSHAGVGGRMVRLKEALFPSSEESHHLLTERRPL, via the exons ATGGAAGCCTGGCgatatgtttttctgctggcttgtgcttgttttgtttatCAAGCTGATGGACGCAAAA CATTCGCTGACATGTTCCCCCACaagcatgcagcagcagcaaagtttCCATTCCCAATCCCACCAATCCCTGGCTGGGATCCTGACACCAACCCATGGGATGATTACCTCTACCCTCCACTAAACCCAAAGCCCAATGAGCTCACGCGCCACAAAG GTAAACCCAAGGTTCGTCTGACCAGCGACAGTCCGGCTCTCAACGGCTCTTGCATCTCCTTCACTGCGAAGCTGGAGTACCCTCCATGCCAGAAGGAGGATGCCAATGGGGCGCTTGTCTGGGATGAGCACTGCCAGGATGGTATGGAGCTGGAGGCCTCAG CTAATGGACAGGTGCACTCTGGCTACGTGTACAACTGGACTTCCTGGTTGGACGACTATGGCTTTGGGAAGTGTACGGACCTGAAGAAATGCAACGTGTTCCCCGATGGGAAGCCCTTCCCTCAGAGCAACGACTGGAGACGCAAGAACTACGTCTATGTGTGGCATGCGATGG GCCAGTACTACGAGACATGTGACGGctcctcctccagtctgacCATCAACACCACCAAGATCCCTGTGGGGGCAGAGGTCATGGAGGTCATGGTCTACAGGAAACGTGAGCGCAGGAAGTACAGCCCCCTCACCACTGACAACGCCGTCTTCTACATCACAG ATAAGATCCCAGTGGCAGTCGACATTTCCCAGAAAGCTGCGGTCAACCAgtcagaaaatgttttctttcgTGGTGAGGATGTGGTCTTTAAAGTCCAGCTCCATGACCCAAGTGGCTACCTTAAAACCGCTGCCTCCATTGACTACATCTGGGACTTCAGGGATGGCAACCAGCTGGTGACACACCGGGAGGTGaccacacacacctacagcagGCTGGGGAGCATGAACGTGAAGCTGGTGGTGGAGGCAGCGTTCCCTATAGAGTGTCCCCCCACTGCTGCCACCCCAACTCAGAGGAGCTCCACGTCACCCCCTCCCACAG CGGCTCCCACACCTCCCCATGCTGCCACTGTTAAGATGGAGACCACACGGG CATCACACAACACTAGCTGGCCCTCATCTCCCACTGCCATGACATCAGGTGTGCCCACCACAGAGCCCCTTCCCCCCATTGGTACAAGTGCACCCCCGGAGTTCGACCCCACCTCTCTGGCCTGGCTCCGCACCAAGCGCCTGCGCAGCAACCAGTGCTTCCGCTACTCCCATGGGACCTTCACTGGCAACATCTCCATTATTG agcCCAAGCACACACTGAACAGCCAGCCAAACAGTCACATCGTGGACGTGTCGGCTTCCAGAGTGACCAGCACTGACATCAGCTTCCTGGTCAAATGTCTGGGCAA CATCCCCACTTCAGCCTGCACCATTGTGTCAGACCCCAGCTGTTCTCAGGTGCGCACCATTATGTGCGATGATGTGCCACCAtcaaaacaatgtgaagtgCATCTCAGGCGAACATTTCCGGAGCCTGGCACTTACTGTGTTAATATCACCCTGGAGGACTCCAGCAGCCTGGCCCTGACCAGCACCACAGTCACCATCAACAAGTCCCAGGATGCACCTG CGTCCAAGAGGTCTCGTGCTGCAGAGGTGGTGCTCTCCTCCAGCGCTGTGCTGGTGGCGGTCTTTGCATTCATTGCCTATTTGTTCTGCAA GCGTTACAGGGTGTACCGTCCCGTTCGCAGGTCACTGGTGGAAGACGCCTGCAGCCATGCTGGGGTCGGAGGTCGCATGGTTCGCCTGAAGGAGGCACTTTTCCCCTCCAGTGAGGAGAGCCATCATCTGCTGACTGAGAGACGCCCCCTGTAG
- the LOC139215882 gene encoding polypeptide N-acetylgalactosaminyltransferase 15-like, giving the protein MRLWGRATFIRRRMLCLWLLLLGFALVTLALSDLFNRDWGHSDQRPGPPQRPVQRIPSAPDLEIILDSRDPALELGVDLAPLKSLQEDQLLFVPSTQGTKNPPQRRGSYKVLLPGAGKDATASPTHGEMGKAVRLHLEGTERDVELAAVQKYGFNEVVSTRISLHRRLPETRHPECLGEKYSESLPSASVVICFHDEAWSTLLRTVHSVLDTAPKQYLQEVLLVDDLSQHGHLKSVLSEYVTHLDGVRLIRSTKRLGVGGCRALGAARAAGEVLMFIDSHCECQKGWLEPLLERVAQDRTRVVSPIMDVIDWQTFQYNATQWPVRGVFDWRLDFHWESNPQMQDKGPDSAVQPVRSPALGGGVVAIDKHFFQSVGAYDPGMLLWGAEQIELSIRVWSCGGSMEVVPCSRVAHLDRHHLPYRLPDQEQLQRNKIRIADTWMDAYRKIFYRRDTLAHFIRQSESPNIAERLRLKRSLGCRNFHWYLTTVYPQLYIPQDRPALSGELYNVGTGSCADYPRGQGPQGGAMNVAPCSGTGSQHCDLNSELEVRWGPMGALCLDAKGETVVLSPCPTHRPSTSRLQWKFIKLSGQLVHQESQLCLEAVKEGGSSQSSPREVSTHTNTGSLFLRPCTHHPRQQWHFEQLVAPKGA; this is encoded by the exons ATGAGGCTGTGGGGCAGAGCCACATTTATCCGGAGGAGGATGCTCTGCCTCTGGTTGCTGCTCCTCGGGTTTGCCTTGGTTACTTTGGCGCTCTCGGACCTCTTTAACCGGGACTGGGGTCACAGTGATCAGAGGCCTGGCCCTCCCCAGCGGCCCGTGCAGCGGATTCCCAGTGCACCGGACCTGGAGATCATATTGGACTCCCGGGACCCCGCATTAGAGCTCGGTGTCGATCTCGCACCGCTGAAATCTCTGCAAGAAGACCAGCTGTTATTCGTGCCATCGACGCAGGGCACCAAGAACCCTCCGCAGAGGAGGGGGAGCTATAAGGTGCTTCTGCCCGGAGCAGGTAAGGATGCCACCGCGTCTCCGACGCACGGAGAAATGGGGAAAGCAGTCCGGCTGCACTTGGAGGGCACCGAGAGGGACGTGGAGCTTGCTGCGGTGCAAAAGTACGGTTTCAACGAGGTGGTCAGCACGAGGATTTCGCTGCACCGCAGGCTGCCTGAGACGCGCCACCCCGA GTGTTTGGGGGAGAAGTACAGCGAGTCTCTGCCATCGGCCAGTGTTGTTATCTGTTTCCATGACGAGGCTTGGTCCACGCTCCTGCGCACTGTGCACAGCGTGCTGGATACTGCACCCAAACAGTATCTGCAGGAGGTTCTGCTGGTGGACGACCTGAGCCAGCATG GTCACCTGAAGAGTGTGCTCAGTGAGTATGTGACTCATCTGGATGGGGTGCGTTTGATTCGCAGCACCAAGCGACTGGGTGTTGGAGGGTGCCGTGCTCTGGGTGCTGCCAGGGCTGCAGGGGAGGTGCTGATGTTCATTGACTCCCACTGTGAGTGCCAAAAAGGCTGGCTGGAGCCACTGCTGGAGAGAGTGGCCCAGGACAG GACCAGAGTGGTGTCTCCTATCATGGATGTGATAGACTGGCAGACCTTTCAGTACAATGCCACCCAGTGGCCAGTTAGGGGAGTGTTTGACTGGAGACTTGACTTTCATTGGGAATCAAACCCTCAGATGCAGGACAAGGGCCCAGACTCAGCTGTTCAACCTGTGAG GAGCCCAGCGCTAGGCGGTGGAGTTGTGGCCATCGACAAACACTTCTTCCAGAGTGTGGGAGCCTATGACCCAGGGATGCTGCTGTGGGGGGCAGAACAAATTGAGCTGTCAATCAGg GTGTGGTCATGCGGAGGCTCCATGGAGGTGGTTCCCTGCTCCCGTGTAGCCCACCTCGACCGCCACCACCTGCCTTACCGCCTCCCAGACCAGGAGCAGCTTCAGAGGAACAAGATCCGGATCGCGGACACCTGGATGGATGCATACAGAAAGATCTTTTATAGGAGAGACACACTTGCTCATTTCATCAGGCAG TCTGAGAGCCCTAACATAGCAGAGCGTCTGCGGCTAAAGAGGAGTCTGGGCTGTAGGAACTTTCACTGGTACCTGACAACAGTTTATCCACAACTTTACATCCCCCAGGACAGGCCTGCACTGTCAGGCGAG CTGTACAATGTCGGCACTGGCAGCTGTGCAGACTACCCCCGAGGGCAGGGACCGCAGGGTGGGGCCATGAATGTGGCACCGTGCAGTGGGACAGGAAGCCag CACTGCGATTTGAACTCTGAACTTGAAGTGCGGTGGGGTCCCATGGGTGCTTTGTGTTTGGACGCCAAGGGAGAGACGGTGGTCTTATCTCCGTGTCCCACACACCGGCCATCCACCAGCAGACTCCAGTGGAAGTTCATAAAG CTGAGCGGTCAACTGGTTCACCAAGAGTCCCAGTTATGTCTGGAGGCTGTGAAGGAAGGAGGGTCCTcacaaagcagccccagagaagtcagcacccacacaaacacaggaagtctCTTCCTGCGCCCCTGCACCCATCACCCCAGACAGCAGTGGCACTTTGAACAACTTGTAGCTCCTAAAGGTGCCTGA